A window of Kribbella voronezhensis genomic DNA:
TCGGTTGGTAAACCGACCTGAGTTTCGAGCGTTTCAACTGAGTGTGTCAAGCACCACATCGTTACTCTGAGACACCACGCCGCGTTGGTCAGTACATAGCAGACCAAATAGTCACTGTGCGAACCACACCGGTGACTGACAGCGTAAATTCCTGGCAAACAGCTGTGTTGGCACAAGCAACTATTTGGTCACGGCAGCAGTTCGCGGACGACCGCGTCGGCCAGCAGCCGACCACGGCGAGTGAGCACGAGGCGTCCTTCGGCCTCGATCAGCAAGCCGTCACCGACCGCGTCCGCGACGGCCGCACGACCACCCTCGTCCAGTACGTCGAGAGGCAGGCCGGCCCGCAGCCTGATCTCCAGCAGCACCCGCTCGACCCGACGCGTCTCGTCGTCGAGCACTTCCCGCGCGTACGCCGGACTCGCGCCCGAGGCGATCCGGTCGGCGTACGCCGTCGGGTGCTTCACGTTCCACCAGCGCACCCCGCCGACGTGGCTGTGCGCGCCCGGCCCGATGCCCCACCAGGTGTCGCCTCGCCAGTACAGCTCGTTGTGGCGGCACCGAGCGTCCGTCGTACGGGCCCAGTTGGACACCTCGTACCAGCCGAGTCCCGCGCTGGTCAGCAGGTCGTCGGCGAGCACGTATTTGTCGGCCAGGTCGTCGTCGTCCGGCATCGGCAACTCGCCACGGCGTACCCGACGGGCCAACTGCGTGCCGTCCTCGACGATCAGCGCGTAGGCGCTCACGTGGTCGGGATCGGCGGAGAGCGCGGACTCCAGCGAAGTCCGCCAATCCTCGAGCGACTCCCCCGGGGTGCCGTAGATGAGGTCCAGATTCACGTGCTCGAAGCCGGCGGCCGTCGCTTCCTTCACCGCCTGCAGAGCGCGCCCGGGCGTGTGTGTGCGATCCAGAATCTGCAGCACGTGCGGACTCGCACTCTGCATCCCGAACGAGACGCGCGTGAAGCCGGCTTCGAGCAGCTCCTCCAGATACCGCGGATCCACGGACTCCGGGTTCGCCTCCGTGGTCACCTCGGCACCCGGTGCCAGCCCGAACTCATCCCGTACTGCGGCCAGCATCAACCCGAGATCCTCGGCCGGCAGCAGCGTCGGCGTACCCCCACCGAAGAACACCGTCTCGACCGGCCGATCCAGCTCCCCCAGCACCCGCCTGGCCAGCCGCACTTCCTCGACGGCGGTCTGCGCGTACGACGCCTGAGACCCGCCGCCACCCAACTCCTTGGCGGTATAGGTGTTGAAGTCGCAATACCCACAACGAGCCGCACAGAACGGCACATGCAGATAAAACCCGAACGGCCTTGCCCCCGCCTCCCGAACCGCGCGCTCCGGCAACGCCCCATCCGCAGGCGCAACCTCCCCCTCAGGCAATATCGACGGCACCCACCCATCCTACGGACGCCCCCACGCCGGCCCCCCGCTCACTCCTCCGTCGTTCACTCGAGGCTCGCTCCCACCCACCCCACAACGCGGCTCCTCCGTCGCCGCTCAACCGGTGGTTGCGGTGGATGCCCAGGCGAGCTTCGCAAGACAACCCATCAGCTCGACGACACGAGGCGCGAATGTGACCGCTCCGCAGAACTTGCCCGCCGGTTCTCGCCACCTGCGAGATAGCTTCGCGCACGCATTGGATCGCTGCCTGCAGTTCCGACATGTCCGCCATCCAGTCACCCGGTCGGCGGTGGTCCTGCACGCTTCCGCTACGGGGTTGCGTCTGGGTAGTTGACTACCTCGACGCTCTTGTCGCCTGGTTTGCGGATGTTGGTGGTGTTGGTGGGTTCGAGGGGGTAGATGTAGCGGTCGCCTTTGGTCAGGGGCTTGGCGTGTTGGAGGTCGTGCCAGCCTCGGAGGTCGCGGAGCTTGGACTGTTTCAGGAGGGTCTCGAGCATCTGCAGCCAGGCCGCGCGGTACGCGGGTTTCTTCACCGAGAGGGCGGCGGGGAGCTTCGCGTCGAACGCGTCGGTCGCCAACTGCTCGGCTTCGGTCGGGGACTTGGCGGGGCCGAACTTCTGGCCGGCCATGCCGGCGATCGTGGTGGTGATCAGGCCGTAGGTGAGGTCGTAGGCCCGCCTGGCATCGTCGAGATGCTCCTGCTCGCCCTCGCGAATCGTCGCCGACATCGCGTCGGTGACGCGGTGCCAGGCCTCATAAGTTTTCTTGCCAGGACCGGGCGCCGTACGGGTTCCCCATTTGTGGTCGCCGGCGGCCGGGTAGAACGAGTCGTGGACGGCGTCGGGCGACGCGACCGGTGGGTCGACGGTGACGAAGTGGTCGCCGCCCGGCTTCGGCGGGTGGATCCAGGTGGTGGTGAAGTTCGGCGAAACGAAGGCACCGGCCATCTTGATCCCGGTCCACCCGGCCGCGGCCCCGAGCGCCGAACTCGCCTCGTTGGCCTGGATCGCATCCATACCACCGGGCGGAGCCTGGGCGGCAGTCGTTCCAGCCCGTACGACGAGAACCTCGGGCGACCCGGGTGGAGTCCGTTCGTGCAGGCTCGACATCAGCTGGCAGACGGCCGCGTTACCGGCCGTTCGCTGCAGCTGTGCGAGCGGTCCGTCGCCATCAATGCGCAGGCCCGGCGAGACCTCCGCCGCACGCGACTGCCGGCCCTTGTGACTGCGCATCCGCCACCTCCCCCGGCAACCCTTACCGCGAGATTAGCCCTCCGAACCGACACTGTCCCGCCCTCACACCGAGCAGCGGGAGACGTGGACTACTCGTACATCTTGTCCAAGACATCGCCATAGGTGACTTCGACGTGCTTGCGCTTGAGCTTCAGGCTGGGCGTCAAGGCGCCGTCCTCGACGGTGAGGTCTCGTTCGAGGATGGTGAACTTCTTGACGGTCTCCCAGCGATTCAGGCCGGCGTTGAGTTCGTCGACGTAGCCCTGGACCATGGCGTGGGCAGCGTCCGAGGTGACGATCTCGGCGTACGGTTTGCCGCCGAGCCCGTTCTGCTGCGCCCAGCCCTCGATCGCCTCGGGGTCCAGCGTGACCAGGGCGGAGACGAAGTTGCGCTGGTTGCCGTGGACCAGGAACTGGCTGGCGTACGGGCAGATCATCTTGAACCGGCCCTCGATCACCTGCGGCGCGACGTACTTGCCGCCGGAGGTCTTGAACAGGTCCTTCTTCCGGTCGGTGATGAAGAGGAACTCGTCCTCGAAGTGCCCGATGTCCCCGGTGTGGAACCAGCCCTCGGCGTCGATCACCTCGGCGGTCTGCTCGGGCAGGTTGTGGTAGCCGCTCATCACACCGGGACCCTTGATCAGGATCTCGCCGTCCTCGGCGATCTTGAACTCCGCGGCCGGGAAGACCGGACCAACGCTGCCGAGTCGATACCGATCCGGCCGGTTCAGCGTCGAGCCGGCGGCGGTCTCGGAGAGCCCGTAGCCCTCCAGGATCAGCAGCCCGGCGGCGTGGAACCACTCGGCGAGCTTCTTGTCCAGCGCGGCCGAACCGGACACGAAGAACCGGATCTTCCCACCGAAGCGGTCCCGGATCTTCGACAGCACCAGCTTGTCCGCCACGGCGTACTGCGCGGCCAGGACGCCGCTGGGCTCCTTGCCCTGCTGGCGAAGCTTGGACACCTGGGAGCCGATGCCGAAGGCCCAGTGGAACAGCTTCGCCTTGACGCCGCCCTCGGCCTCCATCATCGTCACGATCCGCCCGTGCGCCTTCTCGAAGACGCGCGGCGCGGCGGCCATGAAGGTCGGCTGGACGGCGGCCGCGTTGGCCACGATCTTGTCCACCCGGCCGTCGATCGCGGTCGCGAAACCGATCTGGAACTGTACGGCGAGCAGCACCTGGCCGAAGACGTGCGACAAGGGCAACCACAGCAACTGCAGGTCGTCCGGGCTCAGCACCCGGATGCCTTCCACCGCGGCCCCCTCGTACGTCCAGACCGAGTGCGGCAGGCGCACACCCTTCGGGCGCCCGGTCGTACCGGACGTGTAGACCAGCGTGCACAGGTGCTCCGGCCGGATCTGCCCGATCCGTTCGTCGACAGCCGCCGCGTTCTGCTCCAGCAACTGAGCCCCGAGCTCGTCGAGCGCGGACAGGCTGATCACCCAGTCGCCGTCACGCTCTTCCGGCGAACCGTCGATCAGGACGACCTTCTGCAGCGACGGCAACTCCGACCTGTGTTCTCGCAGCTTGTCCACCTGGCCGGCGTCCTCGGCGAACACGACCCGGACCTCCGCGTCGGCCACGATGTAGGCGACGTCGGCGGCCATCGTGGTCGGGTAGATCGTGGTGGTCGCGGCCGCCGCGAGAACCGCGGCGAGGTAGCACTGGACCCATTCGAGCCGGGTGCTCGCGGCAACGGCGACGCGCTGCTCGGGCTCGACCCCGAGCGCGATCAGGCCGGCGGCGCGACGGCGTACGAGCTCGTCGGTCTGCTGCCAGCTGACCGAGGCCCATTCCTCACCGGCCGGGTACCGGAAGGCCTCCCGGTGGGGTTGCGCGGCGACGCGGTCGAGGAACATCTGGGCGAGGTGCTCCTTGCGGGAGCTGAGCAACGCGAGCTGAGGACCGTCGGCAACGGGCTTCATGGCTGGCCTCCATCGGGGGTCAAGTGAACCGAACGGTAATAGACGCAGCCAACCGTGACCATGGTCATCGCTTGCCCGTCCGCACCATCTCGATTACGTTTCCGCAACATGCGCGCACGGTCTGTGGCACTCGTCTCACTATCCGTCCTACTCCTCGGCTGGTTGTCCCCGGCCAACGCCGCGCCGCCACCGGCCCGGGCGGTGGCCCAAGTCGTTC
This region includes:
- the hemW gene encoding radical SAM family heme chaperone HemW gives rise to the protein MPSILPEGEVAPADGALPERAVREAGARPFGFYLHVPFCAARCGYCDFNTYTAKELGGGGSQASYAQTAVEEVRLARRVLGELDRPVETVFFGGGTPTLLPAEDLGLMLAAVRDEFGLAPGAEVTTEANPESVDPRYLEELLEAGFTRVSFGMQSASPHVLQILDRTHTPGRALQAVKEATAAGFEHVNLDLIYGTPGESLEDWRTSLESALSADPDHVSAYALIVEDGTQLARRVRRGELPMPDDDDLADKYVLADDLLTSAGLGWYEVSNWARTTDARCRHNELYWRGDTWWGIGPGAHSHVGGVRWWNVKHPTAYADRIASGASPAYAREVLDDETRRVERVLLEIRLRAGLPLDVLDEGGRAAVADAVGDGLLIEAEGRLVLTRRGRLLADAVVRELLP
- a CDS encoding AMP-dependent synthetase/ligase; amino-acid sequence: MKPVADGPQLALLSSRKEHLAQMFLDRVAAQPHREAFRYPAGEEWASVSWQQTDELVRRRAAGLIALGVEPEQRVAVAASTRLEWVQCYLAAVLAAAATTTIYPTTMAADVAYIVADAEVRVVFAEDAGQVDKLREHRSELPSLQKVVLIDGSPEERDGDWVISLSALDELGAQLLEQNAAAVDERIGQIRPEHLCTLVYTSGTTGRPKGVRLPHSVWTYEGAAVEGIRVLSPDDLQLLWLPLSHVFGQVLLAVQFQIGFATAIDGRVDKIVANAAAVQPTFMAAAPRVFEKAHGRIVTMMEAEGGVKAKLFHWAFGIGSQVSKLRQQGKEPSGVLAAQYAVADKLVLSKIRDRFGGKIRFFVSGSAALDKKLAEWFHAAGLLILEGYGLSETAAGSTLNRPDRYRLGSVGPVFPAAEFKIAEDGEILIKGPGVMSGYHNLPEQTAEVIDAEGWFHTGDIGHFEDEFLFITDRKKDLFKTSGGKYVAPQVIEGRFKMICPYASQFLVHGNQRNFVSALVTLDPEAIEGWAQQNGLGGKPYAEIVTSDAAHAMVQGYVDELNAGLNRWETVKKFTILERDLTVEDGALTPSLKLKRKHVEVTYGDVLDKMYE